The Vibrio tritonius genomic sequence TGTCCTTGTTTTCCCAACGAGATGCGACACCTGGTACCACTTTCCCATTTTCATCTTGTATCACTAGGCCTTCAAATAAGTCGCGGATAATGTGCATTTCTGTCAACCCTTCGGCCTTCATAGGGTCAAGAGTGGCTGCTTCAGCGTCATTACCTCGAACAATGGTTTGTTCTTTAGCTAAAATGGTATTCTCTGGAACATTGGCTGCTAAAGATGAGTAGCTGGCTAGGCTAGTTGAAAGAGCGACTAGTGTGGTAAAAGAAAGTTTGAGCTTGGGATTCATAACACGTCCTTGGCTGGGTAGGACCCAAAAATATGCATAGTGGGCATACTATACCCTGATATGACAATAAGTTGCAGCAGATCGGCTACGATTAATTGTCATTACATATCATTTGCGACATTAAGGAAGATGCCATGCGGCAATTGATTCATCGGACAGAAAGAGGTTTTTTTTATGATATGCCAACCCAATACGGACAGTCGGCGTTTGGGGCTCCATTGCTCTACTTTTCTGCAGGAAAAGTAACGGAGAGTACGGGGCTAATTTTGGCAGGCACACATGGTGATGAAACCGCATCAATTGCACTTTTATCCGCGGCGCTGCGTTCGTTACCTAAAAAAGAGTTACGCCACCATGTGATTCTGTCAGTGAATCCAGATGGAAATCAACTTGGCACTCGCAGTAATGGGCGTGGAGTTGATTTGAACCGCAGCTTCCCAACGCAAAATTGGTCTGATGCTGGAACGGTATATCGATGGAATCAGCATGCTAATGAGCGCGATGTTAAACTCTTGACTGGTGAAACTGGAAAATTGGAACCAGAAACGCGTGCATTGATTGAACTTATCGATGAACTAAACCCTAATTTTGTCGTTAGTTTTCATGAACCATTAGCCTGTGTTGATTCGGCTGACCACTCACCATTAGGGCAGCAGCTGTCTGCGTGGTTTTCGTTGCCTTTAGTCGATAACGTTGGATACAGCACTCCGGGGTCGTTTGGTACTTGGTGTGATGAACGGCAATTATTGAATGTGACTATGGAGCTTCCTCCCATATCTGTTGATGAGGTGACTGAACGGTATCTTGATGCCACCTTAAAGTTACTAACGATGGAATAAATGAATAAGGAAGTTGCCCACAGACTCTGGGTATATAGTTTGTGGTGACTCGCAAATTATTGATGAATTTGTCGAATGAGAATGCGTTCGGTTAGACAGGTATTCCAAATTACGTAATGTTTAGAATTGAGTGATTGCTTTAATTCTTAAGATTGATAGGATGCGTTTCGTTCTCACGAGCAACCAAATACAGGGGGAATAACCCCACACATCAAAAGATAAAAGTTATTGATTTTATTCGGCTTAATAGAATCAATACCTGGCTGAATTTATCTTCTGGTGTGCAACTATGCCGTGAGTAAAAACAATGATATGCAACTAATGACGTCAGTAGATCTATCTATTAAGAGAGAAAATTAAATGAATTGGTATATTTTGGCTATAAAAAACGGCTTTAATTTTAATGGGCGAGCACGCCGCAAAGAATATTGGATGTTTGGCTTATTTCACGCCATCGTTATGGTCCTATTTTTTATGCTAATGATGATTACAAATGAAAATGCCATCATTGCGTTTTTATCTTTAGGCTACACTTTGGCAATGGTCTTGCCAAACTTTGCAGTAACGGTTAGACGCTTACATGATATTGATAAATCTGGCTGGTTCTCATTGATTATGTTTATTCCGTTTGTTGGTCCATTTATTCTGCTATATTTTATGGTGTTAGATAGCAAAGGCCATACTAATCAGTATGGTGCCTCACCTAAGTTGGAAAATAAATAATTTAGCGAATGAATAGAAAAGCATAGCTTCGGCTATGCTTTTTGCTATTTGGTCGCAATCAATTTAAGGATTGTGTTATTAAGGGCGAATAACCGAGTTGCCATCGTCCTACAGCTTTCCAAATTACAACGGTTAGTATAAATCCCAAGTAACCGTCACCCGCATAGTGCCAACCGAGATGGATTGAGCCGATAAAAATAATAAGAAGATAGAGCCAAGCAATAATTCCCCAATTTTTATTGATTTTACTTACCGACAGAGCGATAAGTGTTGTCGCTGAAACATGAACACTTGGCATGGCTGATATGCCTGCTCCAATCGCGAGCGTCTGACTGCTATACGAATCCCAAAGCATCTGCTGAGTATTTAGCGACCAAACATAGAAAAAATCGTTATGTTGCAGTAGATATTGGTTCTGTTGTTCAAGCAGTAACATTAAGTCTTTATATTGGCTCATGTCAGGAAATAGTCGTTGTGCATATACAGGTCCACCCGAGGATAAAAGTATCGCAAGTATGCCACCGT encodes the following:
- the mpaA gene encoding murein tripeptide amidase MpaA → MRQLIHRTERGFFYDMPTQYGQSAFGAPLLYFSAGKVTESTGLILAGTHGDETASIALLSAALRSLPKKELRHHVILSVNPDGNQLGTRSNGRGVDLNRSFPTQNWSDAGTVYRWNQHANERDVKLLTGETGKLEPETRALIELIDELNPNFVVSFHEPLACVDSADHSPLGQQLSAWFSLPLVDNVGYSTPGSFGTWCDERQLLNVTMELPPISVDEVTERYLDATLKLLTME
- a CDS encoding DUF805 domain-containing protein — its product is MNWYILAIKNGFNFNGRARRKEYWMFGLFHAIVMVLFFMLMMITNENAIIAFLSLGYTLAMVLPNFAVTVRRLHDIDKSGWFSLIMFIPFVGPFILLYFMVLDSKGHTNQYGASPKLENK